Within Carcharodon carcharias isolate sCarCar2 chromosome 39, sCarCar2.pri, whole genome shotgun sequence, the genomic segment CAGACGTAGGGCCGCTCGCCGGTGTGGAGGCGGGCGTGCTGGTCCAGGTCCCGGCCGCTCTTGAAGGCCCGGGGGCAGGCGGGGCAAGGGTACGGGGCCTGGTCCGAGTGGGAGCGCCCATGGCGCGCCAGCTCGTAGGGGTAGCGGAACCCCTTGCCGCAGTCCCCGCAGGTGTGGCGCGGCGGCTCGGGCTGGTGCCGGCTCTGGTGCTTGAGGAGGTAGGAGGCGGTCTTGAAGCGCTTGTCGCAGGAGGGGCAGGCGTAGGGGGTCTGGTCGCTGTGGGTGCGCAGGTGCTGCGCCAGGTAGTGGGGCCGCTTGAAGCGCTTGTCGCAcagcgggcaggggtggggggcctCGTCCGTGTGGGTCAGCCGGTGCCGCAGCAGCTCGTAGGAGTTGACGAAGCCCTTGCCGCAGGCCGGGCAGCCGAAGGGCCGCTCGTCGGTGTGGCTGCGCTGGTGGCGCAGCAGGTGGGAGGCCCGGCTGTAGCTGCGCCCGCACTGGCCGCAGGAGAAgccgggcgggggaggggggtgcccgTGGCCGGCCTGGTGGGCCTGCAGCTCGCCCGAGGTGGCGAAGGCCAGCCGGCACAGCGGGCAGGGGAAGGGCCCCTGCCCGGCGTGCCCCTGGAGGTGGTGGCGCTCCAGGGCGCCGGCGTCGGCGAAGGGCTTGCCGCAGACAGCGCACTTGATGCCGGCCGGGGCCGGCGGtcggggggcaggaggaggggcgGCCGGCGCCGCCGCCGCGGCTCCGGCGGCCggcacctcctcctccccttcctccaccccttcctcctccccttcttcctcctcctcccccccgcccaccgCCCGCCGGGGCGGGGTCGGCCTCTGGTGCAGCCGCCGGTGCCGGCGCAGGGTGCCCGGGTCCCGGAAGGCCTTGCCGCACTCGGTGCACGGGTAGGGCCGCTCGCCCGTGTGGCCGTACTCGTGGCGCAGGAGGTGCGCCGAGCGGCTGTAGGCCTTGCCGCACACCCCGCAGCGGAAGGGCCGGCGCCGGGGTGGCCCGTGCTGCGCCCGCAGGTGGCAGGCAAGCCCCTCCGGCCGGCCGAAGCGCTGGAGGCAGACCGGGCAGCGGTGGGGGCGCCGGGGATCGTGGATGAGCTGGTGCCGCGCCAGCTCATAGCGCTCCTTGAACGCCCGCCCGCAGTCGGCGCAGACGAAGGAGGGCGGCCGCTCGTGGCGCCGCCGGTGCTTCTGCAGGTACCAGGGCGTGGCGAAGCGCTTGGGGCACAGCGGGCAGAGGTAGGGGCGCTCGGCTTCACCGTCGCCCGCCGGCGCCTGACCTCTCAACGCCTCCTGCGGGCACCGGTGCCGGGCCAGCACCTGGAAGTAGCCGAAGACGCGCCCGCAGCTGGAGCAGATGAAGGGGGTGCGGGGCGGGTGCCGCGCGCGGTGCCAGCAGAGGCGCCAGGAGCGCCGGAAGCGCTTGCCGCAGTCGCTGCAGCGCAGCGGGGGCCGTCGGGGGAGGCGGGCCTGGCCCCTCCTCGCTGGGGCGCCGCCCTTGGGGCGCTGGGCGCGGGGTCCAGCCTCAGGCTCCCCACCACCGGCGCCGACTCCCTCCCACTcgtcccccccaccaccgccaccccggTCCGGCCCTTCCCCCCCGCCGCCGAGGTCGTCCCTCGCCCCCTCGTCCTCCTCTCCGGGCGTCTTGCCGCCAACACCGTGTCCCTCCGCCGGCCCCGTCATCGTCGTCGTCGTCGTCGTCGTCTCCAGCGCCGTCTCCGAGGGTAGCGGGGTGCCGGGGCTCTCTCGGGGGTCGCACCGTCGAGGCTGGCTCATCGGAGGCGGGCGCCTGGCCCTTGatcgtgggggtgggtggggggagggggtaggggagggggggcaggggtggaggggttCCTCCTCTAGCTCGGGCGTCGTCCTTTCGCCTTCCCGCCTCGCcacccctccctcgctcgctcgctcactcctctcgctcctcctcctcctcctcctcctcctcctcccctcctcccggaCCGCGCAGGCTCTCAGTCCGCGTCGTGCAGGTGTGCCCAGTGCACGGATGTGAGGGGCTGGCACCAGGCATCCGCAGGAGGCCCTGCaacagaggagaggagggggaggcgggtcgttgtggggaaggtgggggggggggtggagacacAACACCGTCAGGAAGATAAGTTTCATCATGTCACAGGAATTTGTTGTACAGCAAAAGCGGGGTCCGTGTccacatgtatgtgtgtgtgtgtgtgtgtgtgtgggggacttaACTAAATTTaaagcagctggtctgaagcCTTCGGTGTATCGAAATGGTAAGTAGGTAaacatgtgggggggggggggggcgggcgggagTTTTAGATTGTGAggggtaaagggaacatttgcattgttGAGTAAGCCAGagcagcttgaattcaaaagagggggtgaaatattacacctagccaggaggagttaagaaacagtgtgtttacttttcccaaacgTTAAAATTGGTACTGTGAGATAGTTtcattattagagaggtaaagtccaaagggaTAGTGAAACAACGGGATTTTCCCGTCGCTGAGCCGGGggtggggcggggcccgctcgccgatgcgtgaaatgacgcgcggtgacatcagacagaactccccatcatcccgccccatttaaattgtcaggaaggcggaggggggggtgggggggcacagtTAAATCAgctgtgcgtgcccgccgacctgtcaatggccaattgaggccattgactgagtcattaaactaattaatggacctgcccggcCTACCTTGAGGTTGGTGGGCAGTCCGGGAGCCGTGGAGggtattagaaaaagcatgagacCTCATCCGCCGGCGGGGTGAGCTTTCACGTAGGTttcaaaaaattttattcaagtttttgtaaaaattatggacatgtctcaactcatgtgacagtgacacatgaggggacacgtcaagaattttttttttctctattgttAATGTTTGTCACAgaacagccaatctccctgaggcagcacgtagcctcagggagatgtgccctcttttgtgcgcatgcgagAAAGGGCGTACTCTTGATTTCgggattcccccccccaccctaaggCGCAGCCTGCTTCTccagtggggatcggctccctgcccgctgtgattgggtcaggcccacccgcttgacaggcagaaaattctgtccagtgtgtttatttttcccaaacattactggtaaaattgggaCTATTAGAGATATTTATTAttagagataaagtccaaagacatagtgaaacaatgggaatttgcatttgaAGGGGAAAATATGCATAAAGGAGAGAATGCTGTGTGTAAAGGGCAGGCATATATGATCTGAAACAAGGCCGAAAGGCCTCCTGCACctgtgcctcaagctgctgtcgaCAACGAACTGGAGCTcgggaaaactcactttgaattggattgttcagggtatcgtgtttctttgcccggttcttttaaaatctgtgtgccttactgttgcctgaatgaaagtgtaactgggagtcagattaaccAGGCAATTCAGGAGCCTTCATCGACGTGATTTGTAGATCTACGTGTGTACTTAAAAATcgtttcttctattaataaaggtttaatttagttttgtaagaaacctacaagactcggtggtcttattaccactgaattcaaggcatacaTCTCGAaatacatacaaattgcaaaaaacagttgtggcaattgtttcaagtttccccccTGGGACTTGAGCAGcgcagcatttaccatcggcagTGTCGTAACAAATTGGAGGGGGCAACGGAAGCTAGGCACGGCCTTGACACTTGCAAAAGCAAGGACAAGGTTGTGATGGGGCAAACACGCAAGAGGAGTAGAAGggagccactcagcccctcagtcTTGCTCCCACTACTCAATTTTCAAATCAACCGCGACTGCACTTCCCAACCCACTCCCCtcgaacccccaccccccacaaagaTCTCTCAATCCCACAGGCCTGAGTGCCCTCAAGGGCTGAGTTTTCACAATCCTCTACAGAAGGAGAGTTCCCCGTAATACAAACGTATAAATTTATAATATTTTAATGCATATTCTACTTATATTAAATGcacctgtgtttatattactccCCCACGATTGCAGGTTATCGATATTTAGGTTTTGATAAATTTTTATTATGAGATTCATACAtccgaatcaggagcaggaggaggcctatcggcccctcgagccctgctcccccattcaataagatggcggctgatctgattgtcacctcaaccccacattcccgcctcccctcccccccttgataacctttcacccccttgttaatccagaatctacccacctctgccttaaaaatattcaaaggctctgcttctaccaccttttgagggagagagttccaaagactcaccaccctcggAGAGCGAACATTTCTCCTAATCtccgtcctaaatgggtgaccccttatttttaaacagtgacccccccacccccctcgttctagattctcccacaagaggaaacattctctccaagTCCACCCtgtccaagacccctcaggatcttaaaggtttcaatcaagtcgcctctcactcttctaaactccagcggatacaagcctaacctgtccgacCTTCCCTCATAAAACACCCCGCGCATTCCTGGAATTAGTCTAGTAATAGCTCTCCAACTGTTTAATCCCTGATTATTAGAGTTTGCCTGTCTACAGATATTTATAgcttaaaatatttttattgacATTAATCCCTGATCATTAGTTTATATATTtaagatatttatattttaaaatatttttaatctAGATTAATATGTGATTATTAGTTATATTTTACAGATATTTATATTCTAAAATACTTTTGAGATTTATGACTTTTTATTTTAGATgttcatattttaaaatattttttagaGATTAATCCTTGATTATTGCAGTTTATATATTTAAGATgcttatattttaaaatatttttgggatTAAGATCTGATAATCAGTTATATTtttagatatttatattttaaaatgctttttgagatttatatttttattttacaaatgtttatatttttaaattttttgagatttgtgtttatattttagagatttatattttaaaatatttttatcgAGATTAATATCTGATTATCAGTTATATTTTATATGTATTTAATTTTGAGATTTATGTCTTCATATTttacagatatttatattttaaaatattttcattgAGATTAAAATCTGATTTAGTTATATTTTAGATATTTATGTTTTAatataattaaattttaaaatatttttattgagATTAATATCTGATTATTAGTTAAATCTTACAGATAGttctatttttaaatatttttgagatttatttatttatatattcacaggtatttatatttaaaaatcattttggAGATTCATGTCTGGTTATTACAGTTCATACATATATTGAaaacatttatattttaaaatatctttATTGAGATTAATGTCCGATTacgcttggcagttaacagtcagtcaccatgaattggtgcattctccatggcaatgcctctaccgatcagagtccgcttgccaaccaatcagcactctcttctcaggcagtataaaattgttgcttccccctgacattggtatccttgcgattgtcctgatgcaTGCAGGATAAAAAACATTGACAAAATGGCTTTTCAGCTGTAGTCAGGTTTGATCGTTACAGTTTACATATTTAAGATAATTATATATTAAGATACTCTTATTGAGATTAATGTCTGATTATTGCAGTTTATACATTTACAGATAATTATTGCAATtatatgggggggcgggggggacgaCAATGGGACAGCGCTGGGGTGGGCCAGACCCATCCTGCCGTCAGTACCTAGGCTCTGCGCTCCTGGGAGGTGAATGACCCCCATCGTCGGACTCAATGCCAGGAGGAGAGTAAAGGACTCTGAACGAGACCCCTTGTGCAATCCCAGCTCAGTCAGTTGGAACACAGAGCAGTCGTCTGGTTTTATCACGCTAGTACTTTCCCTCAAGAAATTTACAGCGTAACGTTGAGGGATCATCAGCCTCCTGGTACCGCCTGGTACCGGGGAGTCACAATCCCTAAATAAATAATTGCAATTATACATATTTAGAATTAAAATATTTCCATCGAAATCAATCCCTGATTTTGACAATTAGAGATATTTAGATTTAAGATGTTTCCGTTGAGATCAATCCCAGATTATTACAATTAGAGATTAGATTTCAGATTGTTTATTGAAACAAATTCCTGATTATTGCACTCTACATATTTATAGTTATTGATATTTTAATCATTTGAGATTAATTCCCGATCATTGAAAGTATAGGTGCTTTTATTGGTGTTAATGCCAACTTTTGCAATTACAGATATTCAGTATAAAGTTATTTTAATTGGAATTAATCCCTGATTAGTCCAGTTTATATATTTGCAAACATTTATTCTTTAATAATTGAACTTATATTGCATCTTACATTTTTgcaaatatttatattttaaagtATTTATATTAagccctgattattgcagttgatatatttgcagatatttatatgttaacatttgcacagATATTAAACCcggattattgcagttgatatattttgcagatatttatattttaacatttgcattgatattaatccctgatcattgcagttgatctatttgcagatatttataatttaacatctgcactgatattaatccctgattattgcagttgaaatattttgcagatatttatattttaacatttgcactgatattaatccctgatcattgcagttgatatatttgcagatatttatattttaacatctgcactgatattaatccctgattattgcagttgatatattatgcagatatttatattttaacatttgcactgatattaatccctgatcgttgcagttgatatatttgcagatatttatatttcaaGATCTGCACTGATATTGATCCCTGATtactgcagttgatatattttgcagatatttatattttaacatttgcattgatattaatccctgatcattgcagttgatatatttgcagatatttatattttaacatctgcactgatattaatccctgattagtgcagttgatatattttgcagatatttatattttaacatttgcactgatattgaTCCCTGTtactgcagttgatatatttgcagatatttatattttaagatCTGCACTGATATTGATCCCTGATtaatgcagttgatatattttgcagatatttatatgttaatatttgcactgatattaatccctgatcattgcagctaatatatttgcagatatttatattttaacatttgcactgatattaatccctgatcattgcagttgatatatttgcagatatttaaattttaacatctgcactgatattaatccctgattattgtagttgatatattttgcagatatttataatttaacatttgcactgatattaatccctgattatggcagttgatatatttgcagatatttatattttaagatctaaactgatattaatccctgattactacagttgatatattttgcagatatttatatgttaatatttacactgatattaatcactgattattgcagttgatatatttgcagatatttatattttaagatCTGCACTGATATTGATCCCTGATtactgcagttgatatattttgcagatatttatatgttaatatttgcactgatattaatccctgatcattacagttgatatatttgcagatatttatattttaacatttgcactgatattaatccctgatcattgcagttgatatatttgcagttatttatattttaaaatctgcaacgatattaatccctgattattgtagTTGATATATTTTGCAGATATTTGTAATTTAAcgtttgcactgatattaatccctgattattgcagttgatatatttgcagatatttatattttaagatCTAAATTGATATTAATCCCCGATTACTACAGTTGATatattttgcagatatttatatgttaatatttgcactgatattaatccctgatcattgcagttgatgTATTTTACAGATAtttatgttaacatttgcactgatgttaatccctgattatttcagttgatatatttgcagatatttatatattAACATCGGCACTAATATTAATCCCTGCTTATTGCaattgatatatttgcagatatttatattttaatattcgcactgatattaatccctgattattgcagttgatatatttgcagatatttatatgttaacatttgcactgatattaatccgcGATTATTggagttgatatatttgcagatatttataaattaatatttgcagatattaatccctgattattgcagttgatatatttgcagatatttatattttaacatctgcactgatattaatcctgattattgcagttgatatatttgcagatatttatattttaacatctgcactgatattaatcgctgattattgcagttgatatatatgcacatatttatattttaacatctgcactgatattaatcctgattattgcagttgatatatttgcagatatttatatgttaatatttgcactgatattaatccctgcttattgcagttgatatatttgcagatatttatattttaatattcgcactgatattaatccctgatgattgcagttgatatatttgcagatatttatatgttaccATTTGCAATGATATTAATCCccgattattgcagttgatatttttgcagatatttataaaaTAATATTTGCAcagatattaatccctgattattgcagttgatatatttgcagatatttatactTTAACATTTCAACTGATATTAATCCCGCATTATTGCAGTTGACATATTtgtagatatttatattttaacatttgcactgatattaatcccggattattgcagttgatatatttgcagatatttatattttaacatttgcactgatactaatccctgattattgcaatTGATATATTTTGCTGATATTAATATGTTaatatttgcactgatattaatccctgatcattgcagttgatatatttgcagatatttatattttcacatttgcactgatattaatccccaATTATTGCAGttaatatatttgcagatatttatattttaacatttgcactgatattgaTCCCTGTtactgcagttgatatattttgcagatatttatatgttaatatTTGCAATGATATTAATCactgatcattgcagttgatatatttgcaaatatttatattttaagatCTGCACTGATATTGATCCCTGATTACTGCACTTGATATATtatgcagatatttatatgttaatatttgcactgatattaatccctgatcattgcagttgatatatttgcagatatttataatttaacatttgcactgatattaatccctgattattgcagttgatatatttacagatatttatattttaagatctgcactgatattaatcctgattactgcagttgatatattttgcagatatttatatgttaatatttgcactgatattaatccctgatcattgcagttgatatatttgcagatatttatattttaacatctgcactgatattaatccctgatcattgcagttgaaatatttgtagatatttagatgtgaacatttgcactgatataaaTCCATGATCATTGAAGTTGATATAtgtgcagatatttatatttgaacatttgcactgatattaatccctgatgattgcagttgatatatttgtagatatttatatgttaacatttgcactgatataaatccatgatcattgcagttgatatatttgcagattttttttaacatttgaaatatttgcagatatttatatgttaacattggcactgatattaatccctgatcattgcacttgatatatttgtagatatttatatgttaacatttgcactgatataaatccctgattattgcagttgatatatttgcagatatttatattttaacattggatatatttgcagatatttatattttaacatctgcactgatattaatcctgattattgcagttgatatatttgcagatatttatattttaacttctgcactgatattaatcgctgattattgcagttgatatttCTGcacatatttatattttaacatctgcactgatattaatccctgcttattgcagttgatatatttgcagatatttatattttaatattcgcactgatattaatccctgattattgcagttgatatatttgcagatatttataaaaTAATATTTGCAcagatattaatccctgattattgcagttgatatatttgcagatatttatact encodes:
- the LOC121273093 gene encoding zinc finger protein 345-like is translated as MSQPRRCDPRESPGTPLPSETALETTTTTTTMTGPAEGHGVGGKTPGEEDEGARDDLGGGGEGPDRGGGGGGDEWEGVGAGGGEPEAGPRAQRPKGGAPARRGQARLPRRPPLRCSDCGKRFRRSWRLCWHRARHPPRTPFICSSCGRVFGYFQVLARHRCPQEALRGQAPAGDGEAERPYLCPLCPKRFATPWYLQKHRRRHERPPSFVCADCGRAFKERYELARHQLIHDPRRPHRCPVCLQRFGRPEGLACHLRAQHGPPRRRPFRCGVCGKAYSRSAHLLRHEYGHTGERPYPCTECGKAFRDPGTLRRHRRLHQRPTPPRRAVGGGEEEEEGEEEGVEEGEEEVPAAGAAAAAPAAPPPAPRPPAPAGIKCAVCGKPFADAGALERHHLQGHAGQGPFPCPLCRLAFATSGELQAHQAGHGHPPPPPGFSCGQCGRSYSRASHLLRHQRSHTDERPFGCPACGKGFVNSYELLRHRLTHTDEAPHPCPLCDKRFKRPHYLAQHLRTHSDQTPYACPSCDKRFKTASYLLKHQSRHQPEPPRHTCGDCGKGFRYPYELARHGRSHSDQAPYPCPACPRAFKSGRDLDQHARLHTGERPYVCPSCGKGFTRSSMLGRHRRTHTQLRPHSCPACGKAFKAPSGLRGHQRRNCRAYREAGGGGGGCGGGAQPAAQSPSPPAPAAAAPAAAPPAPAAGPPSPVPDETPLSRMGPPEPYDCALCRGTFRQLVDFLKHRCPLPEERPPAFRCPRCPEAFARAFELACHLPCHSSEPPLRCPR